The genomic region TGCCTGATCCAAAGATTCGTATCTTCGAtcttggaaaaaagaaagcctCTGTGGAAGATTTTCCATTATGCGTGCACTTGGTCTCAGATGAATATGAACAGCTTAGTTCCGAGGCCCTTGAAGCTGGACGTATTTGCGCCAATAAATATATGGTTAAAAACGCTGGAAAAGATCAATTTCATATCCGTATGAGACTCCACCCATTCCACGTTATTCGCATCAATAAAATGTTATCATGCGCTGGAGCTGATAGGTATATAACCATTctgttgtattttatttgataactattattatcatttaaattaatgCTTAGCTAGTTATAacttaaattttctatggaTTGTTcattagtatattatattagtaatataCTAACGTatgtttgaataaatattttatattttatacttttcaagGCTTCAAACAGGAATGCGAGGTGCTTTTGGTAAGCCGCAAGGTACCGTGGCAAGAGTACACATCGGACAGCCTATTATGAGTGTACGTTCTTCTGATCGTCACAAGGCTGCTGTAGTTGAGGCATTGCGTCGTgccaaattcaaatttccgGGCCGACAAAAAATTTACGTTTCAAAGAAATGGGGCTTCACCAAGTATGATCGCTCAGAATACGAAGAATTGAAAGAAGCTGGCCGATTAGCTCCAGACGGatgtaacgtaaaatatttgccAGAACATGGGCCACTTGAAGAATGGAAGAGATTTAGGAAAGTTCTTGCTGCTGCTTAAGCAAAACAACCAACTTTCGAACCAATGTACCGCTAGACTAAAAGCTGtcattaggggacgtggcgctaggaggagtggttccccctagctttccaactcaagccggga from Bombus fervidus isolate BK054 chromosome 11, iyBomFerv1, whole genome shotgun sequence harbors:
- the LOC139991907 gene encoding large ribosomal subunit protein uL16, whose translation is MGRRPARCYRYCKNKPYPKSRFCRGVPDPKIRIFDLGKKKASVEDFPLCVHLVSDEYEQLSSEALEAGRICANKYMVKNAGKDQFHIRMRLHPFHVIRINKMLSCAGADRLQTGMRGAFGKPQGTVARVHIGQPIMSVRSSDRHKAAVVEALRRAKFKFPGRQKIYVSKKWGFTKYDRSEYEELKEAGRLAPDGCNVKYLPEHGPLEEWKRFRKVLAAA